From a region of the Xanthomonas rydalmerensis genome:
- a CDS encoding RNA polymerase sigma factor has translation MAAHPKRAWARMFAEHGPVLRGFFVRRGAREDAEDMVQETYLRLLRAHRQQGEAIANPEAYLYTVAQNLAREQAARRRQAPLRIDEMEQFSQLLAAGDDVEDSAHQRQRQQHLQALLADLPARTRAVLVMQYRDGLSYKQIAERMGVSPHMVKKHVVRGLSACRRALADSGDRW, from the coding sequence GTGGCGGCTCACCCCAAACGCGCATGGGCGCGCATGTTCGCCGAACACGGCCCGGTGCTGCGCGGCTTCTTCGTGCGCCGTGGCGCGCGCGAAGACGCCGAGGACATGGTGCAGGAGACCTATCTGCGGCTGCTGCGCGCGCATCGGCAGCAGGGCGAGGCCATCGCCAATCCCGAAGCCTATCTGTACACCGTCGCGCAGAACCTGGCGCGCGAACAGGCCGCGCGCCGCCGCCAGGCGCCGCTGCGCATCGACGAGATGGAGCAGTTCTCGCAATTGCTGGCAGCGGGAGACGACGTGGAAGACAGCGCACATCAGCGGCAGCGCCAGCAGCACCTGCAGGCCCTGCTCGCCGACCTGCCCGCGCGCACCCGTGCGGTGCTGGTGATGCAGTACCGCGACGGGCTGAGCTACAAGCAGATCGCCGAACGCATGGGCGTGTCGCCGCACATGGTCAAGAAGCACGTGGTGCGCGGCCTGTCGGCCTGCCGCCGCGCGCTGGCCGACAGCGGGGACCGCTGGTGA
- a CDS encoding FecR family protein codes for MNDSAFSSRSAIAEAAHWHAVQRMQPLDAKQEQQLLDWLTASPQHLREYLAMQRVAGELGEALRGMDLDVDALLASDDAAAATGNVIALPVPRRVTATATPARDARTRAAPRWRLAAAAAVCAVAVLVGWNWPTSQTYRTALGEQRSVQLADGSTVRLNAQTQVRATLTPWSRTLQLLQGQASFVVAADRRPLQVQAGGLRVEDIGTTFDIALHQDQARIEVSAGRVHVWRQDQPQQPMLADLGAGQSARIDTADGRVELGNEDVAAMHAWWQRRIVFRDEPLANVAEDFNRLNRTRLLIDDTDAGAMRLTGNLRGDDVAALRAFLDAQPTLQVRTSANGIHVRSRTQTQARLE; via the coding sequence GTGAACGACAGCGCCTTCTCGTCGCGCAGCGCCATCGCCGAGGCCGCGCACTGGCATGCGGTGCAGCGCATGCAGCCGCTGGATGCGAAACAGGAACAGCAGTTGCTGGACTGGTTGACCGCCTCGCCGCAGCACCTGCGCGAGTATCTGGCGATGCAGCGTGTGGCCGGCGAACTCGGCGAGGCGCTGCGCGGCATGGACCTGGACGTGGACGCCTTGCTCGCCAGCGACGACGCCGCCGCCGCAACCGGCAACGTGATCGCCCTGCCCGTGCCGCGGCGCGTGACAGCGACAGCGACACCAGCGCGCGACGCGCGCACCCGTGCCGCGCCGCGCTGGCGCCTGGCCGCAGCCGCCGCGGTGTGCGCGGTCGCGGTGCTGGTCGGCTGGAACTGGCCGACCAGTCAGACCTACCGCACCGCGCTCGGCGAACAACGCAGCGTGCAACTGGCCGACGGCAGCACGGTGCGGCTCAACGCGCAGACCCAGGTGCGCGCCACGCTGACGCCGTGGAGCCGGACGCTGCAGTTGCTGCAGGGCCAGGCCAGTTTCGTGGTCGCCGCCGACCGGCGCCCGCTGCAGGTGCAGGCCGGCGGCCTGCGCGTGGAAGACATCGGCACCACCTTCGACATCGCCCTGCACCAGGATCAGGCGCGCATCGAGGTCTCGGCCGGCCGCGTGCACGTGTGGCGGCAGGACCAGCCGCAGCAGCCGATGCTGGCCGACCTCGGCGCCGGCCAGAGCGCGCGCATCGACACCGCCGATGGCCGGGTCGAACTGGGCAACGAGGACGTCGCGGCCATGCATGCCTGGTGGCAACGCCGCATCGTGTTCCGCGACGAACCGCTGGCCAACGTCGCCGAGGACTTCAACCGACTCAACCGCACCCGCCTGCTGATCGACGACACCGATGCCGGGGCGATGCGGCTGACCGGCAATCTGCGTGGCGACGACGTCGCCGCATTGCGCGCGTTCCTGGATGCGCAGCCGACCTTGCAGGTACGCACCAGCGCCAACGGTATCCACGTGCGCAGCCGTACCCAAACGCAAGCACGCCTGGAGTAG